The proteins below are encoded in one region of Methanobrevibacter sp.:
- a CDS encoding MarR family transcriptional regulator: protein MDNNPDVFDNAPLIGWIHNISKNQLKYLNSRIQELNLNREIRYIMMIYDNPNCSQDDLVNIYGESKANMAKALKKLEEDGYIIREVNPENRRKYMLKTTEKADALVPKIRQISLDWEEQVGISEEDIELKEKIRQIAINGMKLID from the coding sequence ATGGATAATAATCCCGATGTTTTTGACAATGCTCCACTGATTGGATGGATTCATAACATCTCCAAAAATCAATTGAAATATTTAAATTCACGAATCCAGGAACTAAACTTGAACCGTGAAATAAGATATATAATGATGATTTATGACAATCCTAACTGCTCACAGGACGATTTGGTCAATATTTACGGCGAAAGCAAAGCAAATATGGCAAAAGCACTGAAAAAACTGGAAGAAGATGGATATATCATTAGAGAAGTGAATCCTGAAAACAGACGCAAATATATGTTAAAAACTACAGAAAAAGCCGACGCATTAGTTCCAAAGATACGACAGATTTCCCTGGACTGGGAAGAGCAGGTTGGAATTAGTGAGGAAGATATTGAATTAAAAGAAAAAATCAGACAAATAGCCATCAACGGCATGAAACTTATCGACTAA